A genomic window from Streptomyces mirabilis includes:
- a CDS encoding SDR family NAD(P)-dependent oxidoreductase, whose amino-acid sequence MPVSKFDTSGLFAVEDIVIALNPFAVPSARVTAAAVRAGGLGVLDLTAGGRRAAAELAPAEEWSAAGFGVRLRDNDAFPARDLPACVHTVLLTADASCTPADFPSHRVLVEVTGRAQALRAAAAGAHGLIARGHEAGGPVGELSTFVLLQQLLDDGEWDLPVWACGGAGPHTAAAVVAGGGAGVVLDTQLALLAEAEADLPAGTSALLAGLDGSETTVQDGRRVVRRRGAQAGTPAPEVGQDGFLAARFQERWGTVHAAVRGVRDAVLDALKSAGPGLDPAKNAGASLGPDASGGRPFGSELPVAQGPMTRVSDQAAFAAEVSGHGGLPFIALALSGADQTRAVLEQTREALGDAPWGVGVLGFAAEEIKAAQLEVVREIRPSHAIIAGGRPAQAAALEEVGISTFLHVPSPGLLKQFLEAGARKFVFEGAECGGHVGPRNSFPLWEAQLGVLDDFLAGAKNGTATELQLFFAGGVHDERSAAMVTALAAPLSARGAAVGVLMGTAYLFTEEAVSAGAVLPLFQRQVIDAERTDLLETAPGHATRCVHSAFTDEFAAVKEDLAARGTLGREAWEQLERLNVGRLRLASKGIERVDGGLSAVGEDRQLAEGMFMAGEVAVLRSAVTTVAELHASVTSGAADFLAARREALGIGEPAAEPSPEPLDIAIIGMACMFPGAPDLATFWANVLAGEDAVTEVPATRWDAGLYHDPRGAGEKTPSRWGGFLPEIPFEPLRYGIPPASLPAIEPVQLLALEAARRALEDSGYDSRSFDRTRASVVFGAEAGSDLSNAMTLRSVLPAYLGSLPPALDEQLPKLTEDSFPGILANVIAGRIANRLDLGGANYTVDAACASSLTAVDVACKELASGTSDLVLCGGADLHNGINDYLLFASAHALSPSGRSAPFDSAADGIALGEGVGCVVLKRLADAERDGDRVYAVIKGVGSASDGRALGLTAPRPEGQYNALTRAYRNAGISPAEVGLVEAHGTGTVVGDRTELGSLTRVFEEAGAPPGACALGSVKSQIGHTKCAAGLAGLIKTSLALHTGVKPPTLHLTEPNPAWDAQSSPFAFHTEARPWSAAPAERVAGVSAFGFGGTNFHVVLRAHGDGPPPATSAQHWPAELFTFRGADRAAAVRAACELLALVEADPGPYEPWRLRDFALAASRRAEAATTQSTASTASTAGTRGARTWIAFVAGSTEELTTLLRRAITGAHAPKEGLFAADEDETGDVALLFPGQGSQRPGMFAELFVAFPELQRHLRLDETTARVLFPPAAFDETGRKEQQERITDTTVAQPALGLTGLAAFQLLTRAGVRPAMAAGHSYGELAALAAAGALTPDALLRISRERAAAILRAAGEGDPGTMAAVAAGEPEVAAALTAAGLADSVVTANHNSPRQTVISGPTEDVLTAVERLRAQGLGAKRIPVACAFHSPLIAAAGETFAEVLAEVPLAPADFPVWSNRTATRYPRLPEEIRAELAAQIGSPVRFADQIEAMYEAGARVFVEAGPGSVLTRLVGAVLGDRPHRTVALEEGRRAGLAGFLAALAQLAVAGADIRTAWLFQGRDAVPADARAPRPRRAAWTVDGHLIRTADGVIPAAALHPAERVPEALVTHSGPVGPVAAATGSEALISEFLRTSREMIAAQRDVMLGYLGGDPGIRPAVAAPITYTDAPVTVTALPADTSVTVTALPPAAPVAVAVPAGGSVLSVVLEVIGERTGYPVDMIEPDLDLEADLSVDSIKRAEIAGELATRLGLTTTGDTDVEELTKARTAAAITALIERVTGSKATPAPVSAPAAGSAPTAESVLAVVLDVIGERTGYPVDMIEPDLDLEADLSVDSIKRAEIAGQLATRLGLTTTGDTDVEELTKARTAANIAALVAGARGEAAEPAGPEAGPAAPEPVVVAPKRLVMREFDLAPADPAPSSDLLIGRSFLLLGSGPVAAALTARLTVYGAHAVTAEEPPAEGEFDGIVHLVAPDAPPVLPDVFPAYQRVLAGNPRWVLAAGASAGLRGFFRSLAREYPDTVARVVEHAPGTAPEDIAAELVAELTAPDHEPVVLRSPGTRRGLRMAEERLGLLGSTGAGPAGDGAAEAAALGLDADSVVLLVGGARGITARFAATLAAASRCRIELFGRTALPEGAEDPALAAAGTAGELRSALIAGGLRVPAEIERAVGRIQAEREVRATLRTLAALGSEVRYRTVDALDGDAVRRAVKEIHAEHGGIDGVVYAAGVIEDKLIAEKRPRSYDRVFRTKVDGARELLSALGELPDAEGPRFAVLFGSIAAALGNRGQSDYAAANDALETLGARWAGSGTGRRGLTVHWGPWAPTGDGNHGMVTPELMRHYAGRGIQLIDPDEGTMSLLRELAWGPEGDTAVVYTASGW is encoded by the coding sequence GTGCCTGTGTCGAAGTTCGATACTTCCGGCCTGTTTGCCGTAGAGGACATCGTCATCGCCCTGAACCCGTTCGCCGTCCCCTCGGCTCGGGTCACGGCGGCCGCCGTACGGGCGGGCGGCCTCGGGGTGCTCGACCTCACCGCGGGTGGGCGCCGGGCGGCGGCGGAACTCGCGCCGGCCGAGGAATGGTCGGCCGCCGGTTTCGGCGTACGGCTCCGCGACAACGATGCCTTTCCCGCGCGGGACCTCCCCGCCTGTGTCCACACCGTGCTGCTGACCGCCGACGCCTCCTGCACGCCCGCGGACTTCCCCAGCCATCGCGTACTCGTCGAGGTGACCGGCCGCGCCCAGGCGTTACGGGCCGCCGCGGCCGGGGCACACGGGCTGATCGCCCGGGGTCACGAGGCGGGCGGTCCCGTGGGTGAGCTGAGCACCTTCGTACTGCTCCAACAGCTCCTCGACGACGGCGAGTGGGACCTTCCGGTCTGGGCCTGCGGCGGCGCGGGCCCGCACACCGCGGCGGCCGTCGTCGCGGGCGGTGGCGCCGGTGTCGTCCTGGACACCCAGCTCGCCCTGCTCGCCGAGGCCGAGGCCGACCTGCCCGCCGGGACCTCCGCGCTGCTCGCCGGTCTCGACGGCTCCGAGACGACCGTGCAGGACGGCCGCCGAGTCGTACGGCGCCGGGGTGCCCAGGCGGGCACGCCCGCCCCCGAGGTCGGTCAGGACGGCTTCCTCGCCGCCCGTTTCCAGGAGCGCTGGGGCACTGTCCACGCGGCGGTGCGGGGCGTACGGGACGCCGTCCTCGACGCGTTGAAGAGCGCGGGTCCCGGTCTCGACCCGGCGAAGAACGCGGGTGCCTCGCTCGGCCCCGACGCCTCGGGCGGGCGCCCCTTCGGGAGCGAACTGCCCGTCGCCCAGGGACCGATGACCCGGGTGAGCGACCAGGCCGCGTTCGCCGCCGAGGTGAGCGGCCACGGCGGGCTGCCCTTCATCGCGCTCGCGCTGTCCGGCGCCGACCAGACCCGTGCCGTACTGGAACAGACCAGGGAGGCGCTCGGCGACGCGCCCTGGGGCGTCGGCGTCCTCGGCTTCGCCGCCGAGGAGATCAAAGCCGCCCAGCTGGAGGTCGTACGGGAGATCCGCCCGTCCCACGCGATCATCGCGGGCGGGCGTCCCGCGCAGGCCGCCGCGCTGGAGGAGGTGGGCATCTCCACCTTCCTGCACGTGCCGTCGCCGGGGCTGCTGAAGCAGTTCCTGGAAGCGGGCGCGCGCAAGTTCGTCTTCGAGGGCGCCGAGTGCGGCGGCCATGTCGGGCCGCGCAACAGCTTCCCGCTGTGGGAGGCGCAGCTCGGCGTGCTCGACGACTTCCTGGCGGGCGCGAAGAACGGCACCGCCACCGAACTTCAGCTGTTCTTCGCGGGCGGGGTGCACGACGAGCGCTCCGCCGCCATGGTCACCGCGCTCGCCGCGCCGCTGAGCGCGCGGGGTGCCGCCGTGGGCGTGCTGATGGGCACGGCGTACCTGTTCACCGAGGAGGCCGTGAGCGCGGGCGCGGTGCTGCCCCTGTTCCAGCGGCAGGTGATCGACGCCGAGCGCACCGACCTCCTGGAGACCGCTCCCGGACACGCCACCCGCTGCGTCCACAGCGCGTTCACCGACGAGTTCGCCGCCGTCAAGGAGGACCTGGCCGCCCGCGGGACACTCGGCCGCGAGGCCTGGGAGCAGTTGGAGCGGCTCAACGTGGGGCGGCTGCGGCTGGCCAGCAAGGGCATCGAGCGGGTCGACGGCGGGCTGAGCGCGGTCGGCGAGGACAGACAGCTCGCGGAGGGCATGTTCATGGCCGGCGAGGTCGCCGTGCTGCGCTCCGCCGTCACCACCGTCGCCGAGCTGCACGCCTCCGTCACCAGCGGCGCGGCCGACTTCCTCGCGGCGCGGCGGGAGGCCCTCGGCATCGGGGAACCCGCCGCCGAACCCTCCCCCGAACCGCTGGACATCGCGATCATCGGCATGGCCTGCATGTTCCCCGGCGCCCCCGACCTCGCCACCTTCTGGGCGAACGTGCTGGCGGGCGAGGACGCCGTCACCGAGGTGCCCGCGACCCGCTGGGACGCCGGGCTGTACCACGATCCGCGGGGCGCCGGGGAGAAGACCCCCTCCCGCTGGGGCGGCTTCCTACCCGAGATCCCCTTCGAGCCGCTGCGGTACGGCATCCCGCCCGCCTCGCTGCCCGCCATCGAGCCGGTGCAGCTGCTCGCCCTGGAGGCGGCGCGCCGCGCCCTGGAGGACTCCGGCTACGACAGCCGGTCCTTCGACCGGACCCGCGCGTCGGTCGTGTTCGGCGCGGAGGCGGGCAGCGACCTGTCCAACGCGATGACCCTGCGCTCCGTCCTGCCCGCCTACCTGGGCAGCCTGCCGCCCGCGCTGGACGAACAGCTGCCCAAGCTCACCGAGGACTCCTTCCCCGGCATCCTCGCCAACGTCATCGCGGGCCGGATCGCCAACCGCCTCGACCTCGGCGGCGCCAACTACACCGTGGACGCCGCCTGCGCCTCCTCCCTCACCGCCGTCGACGTGGCGTGCAAGGAGCTGGCGAGCGGGACGAGCGACCTGGTGCTGTGCGGCGGCGCCGACCTGCACAACGGCATCAACGACTACCTGCTCTTCGCCTCCGCCCACGCCCTCTCGCCCTCCGGCCGCTCCGCGCCCTTCGACAGCGCGGCCGACGGCATCGCGCTCGGCGAGGGCGTCGGTTGTGTCGTCCTCAAGCGGCTCGCCGACGCCGAGCGGGACGGCGACCGGGTGTACGCGGTGATCAAGGGCGTCGGCAGCGCCAGTGACGGCCGGGCGCTCGGGCTGACCGCGCCCCGGCCCGAGGGCCAGTACAACGCGCTGACCCGGGCCTACCGCAACGCCGGCATCTCGCCCGCCGAGGTCGGGCTCGTCGAGGCGCACGGCACCGGCACCGTGGTCGGTGACCGCACCGAACTCGGCTCTCTCACCCGGGTGTTCGAGGAGGCCGGGGCTCCACCCGGCGCGTGCGCGCTCGGCTCGGTCAAGTCGCAGATCGGGCACACCAAGTGCGCGGCCGGACTCGCCGGACTGATCAAGACCTCGCTCGCCCTGCACACCGGTGTGAAGCCGCCGACCCTGCACCTCACCGAGCCGAACCCGGCCTGGGACGCGCAGAGCAGCCCGTTCGCCTTCCACACCGAGGCCCGCCCCTGGTCCGCCGCCCCGGCCGAACGGGTGGCCGGCGTCAGCGCCTTCGGCTTCGGCGGCACCAACTTCCACGTCGTCCTGCGGGCCCACGGGGATGGGCCGCCGCCGGCCACCTCGGCCCAGCACTGGCCCGCCGAGCTCTTCACGTTCCGGGGCGCGGACCGGGCGGCGGCGGTACGGGCCGCCTGCGAACTGCTCGCCCTCGTGGAGGCGGATCCCGGTCCGTACGAGCCGTGGCGGCTGCGGGACTTCGCGCTCGCCGCGTCCCGGCGCGCGGAGGCCGCCACCACCCAGAGCACGGCGAGCACGGCGAGCACCGCGGGCACCCGTGGCGCCCGGACCTGGATCGCCTTCGTCGCCGGGTCCACCGAGGAGCTGACGACGCTGCTGCGTCGCGCGATCACCGGTGCACACGCCCCGAAGGAAGGCCTGTTCGCTGCCGACGAGGACGAGACGGGTGACGTGGCACTGCTCTTTCCCGGGCAGGGCAGCCAGCGCCCCGGGATGTTCGCCGAACTCTTCGTCGCCTTCCCCGAACTCCAGCGCCACCTGCGGCTCGACGAGACGACGGCCCGAGTTCTCTTCCCGCCGGCCGCCTTCGACGAGACGGGCCGCAAGGAGCAGCAGGAGCGCATCACCGACACCACCGTCGCGCAGCCCGCGCTCGGTCTGACCGGGCTCGCCGCGTTCCAGCTCCTGACCAGGGCAGGCGTGCGCCCGGCGATGGCCGCGGGCCACAGCTACGGAGAACTGGCCGCGCTGGCCGCGGCGGGCGCCCTCACCCCCGACGCGCTTCTGCGCATCAGCCGCGAACGCGCCGCCGCCATCCTGCGCGCCGCCGGCGAGGGCGACCCCGGCACCATGGCCGCCGTCGCCGCGGGAGAACCGGAGGTCGCGGCGGCCCTCACCGCCGCCGGCCTGGCCGACTCGGTGGTGACGGCCAACCACAACTCGCCCCGTCAGACGGTCATTTCGGGTCCCACCGAGGACGTCCTCACCGCCGTCGAGCGACTGCGCGCCCAGGGGCTCGGCGCCAAGCGCATCCCGGTCGCCTGCGCGTTCCACAGCCCGCTGATCGCGGCGGCCGGCGAGACCTTCGCCGAGGTGCTCGCCGAAGTCCCCCTCGCCCCCGCCGACTTCCCGGTCTGGTCGAACCGTACGGCCACCCGCTACCCGCGGCTCCCCGAGGAGATCCGGGCCGAACTCGCCGCGCAGATCGGCTCCCCGGTCCGGTTCGCCGACCAGATCGAGGCGATGTACGAGGCCGGGGCCCGCGTCTTCGTCGAGGCCGGACCCGGCTCGGTGCTGACCCGGCTGGTGGGTGCGGTCCTCGGCGACCGGCCGCACCGCACGGTCGCCCTGGAGGAGGGCCGACGTGCCGGTCTCGCCGGGTTCCTCGCCGCGCTCGCCCAACTTGCCGTCGCCGGTGCGGACATCAGGACCGCGTGGCTCTTCCAGGGCCGGGACGCGGTCCCCGCCGACGCCCGCGCCCCGCGTCCCAGGCGCGCCGCGTGGACGGTCGACGGCCATCTGATCCGTACAGCGGACGGCGTGATCCCCGCCGCCGCACTCCACCCCGCCGAGCGTGTCCCGGAGGCCCTCGTGACCCACAGCGGCCCGGTCGGACCGGTGGCGGCGGCCACCGGGTCCGAGGCCCTGATCAGCGAGTTCCTGCGCACGAGCCGGGAGATGATCGCGGCGCAGCGGGATGTGATGCTGGGGTACCTGGGAGGGGATCCGGGGATACGTCCCGCGGTCGCCGCCCCGATCACGTACACCGACGCTCCGGTCACGGTGACCGCGCTGCCCGCCGACACCTCGGTGACGGTGACCGCACTGCCCCCCGCCGCGCCGGTTGCGGTGGCCGTACCGGCCGGCGGCTCGGTGCTGTCGGTCGTGCTCGAGGTGATCGGCGAGCGCACCGGCTACCCGGTCGACATGATCGAACCGGACCTCGACCTCGAAGCCGACCTCAGCGTCGACTCCATCAAGAGAGCCGAGATAGCCGGCGAACTCGCCACCCGCCTCGGCCTCACCACGACCGGCGACACCGACGTCGAAGAACTGACCAAGGCCCGTACCGCCGCCGCGATCACGGCGCTGATCGAGCGCGTGACCGGCTCGAAAGCCACCCCGGCGCCCGTTTCCGCCCCCGCCGCAGGGTCCGCCCCGACCGCCGAATCCGTCCTCGCCGTCGTCCTCGACGTGATCGGCGAACGTACCGGCTATCCCGTCGACATGATCGAACCCGACCTCGACCTCGAAGCCGACCTCAGCGTCGACTCCATCAAGAGAGCCGAGATAGCCGGCCAACTCGCCACCCGCCTCGGCCTCACCACGACCGGCGACACCGACGTCGAAGAACTGACCAAGGCCCGTACCGCCGCGAACATCGCCGCCCTGGTGGCGGGCGCCCGGGGTGAGGCGGCCGAACCCGCGGGCCCGGAAGCCGGGCCGGCCGCCCCCGAACCCGTCGTCGTGGCGCCCAAGCGTCTCGTGATGCGGGAGTTCGACCTCGCCCCCGCCGATCCGGCGCCCTCCAGTGACCTGCTGATCGGTCGCAGTTTCCTGCTGCTCGGTTCCGGACCGGTCGCCGCGGCGCTGACGGCCCGCCTGACCGTGTACGGCGCCCATGCGGTGACCGCCGAAGAACCCCCGGCCGAGGGAGAGTTCGACGGGATCGTGCACCTCGTCGCGCCGGACGCCCCGCCCGTCCTGCCGGACGTCTTCCCCGCCTACCAGCGGGTGCTGGCGGGCAACCCGCGCTGGGTGCTGGCCGCGGGCGCCTCCGCCGGGCTGCGCGGCTTCTTCCGGTCCCTCGCGCGGGAGTACCCCGACACGGTCGCCCGGGTCGTCGAGCACGCGCCGGGCACCGCGCCCGAGGACATCGCCGCGGAGCTGGTCGCCGAACTCACCGCGCCCGACCACGAGCCGGTCGTCCTGCGCTCCCCCGGCACACGGCGTGGACTGCGCATGGCCGAGGAGAGGCTCGGTCTGCTCGGCAGCACGGGCGCGGGGCCGGCCGGGGACGGTGCCGCCGAGGCCGCCGCGCTCGGCCTGGACGCCGACTCGGTCGTCCTGCTGGTGGGCGGCGCCCGGGGGATCACCGCCCGGTTCGCCGCGACGCTGGCCGCCGCGAGCCGCTGCCGGATCGAACTGTTCGGCCGCACCGCCCTGCCCGAGGGCGCGGAGGACCCCGCGCTCGCCGCCGCGGGCACCGCCGGTGAGTTGCGGAGCGCGCTCATCGCGGGCGGGCTGCGCGTCCCCGCCGAGATCGAGCGGGCGGTCGGCCGGATCCAGGCCGAACGCGAGGTGCGCGCCACCCTGCGCACACTCGCCGCGCTCGGCTCCGAGGTCCGCTACCGCACCGTGGACGCGCTGGACGGCGACGCCGTGCGCCGGGCGGTGAAGGAGATCCACGCCGAGCACGGGGGGATCGACGGCGTCGTGTACGCGGCGGGTGTGATCGAGGACAAGCTGATCGCCGAGAAGAGACCGCGGTCCTACGACCGGGTGTTCCGTACGAAGGTCGACGGGGCGCGCGAACTACTGTCCGCGCTGGGCGAGTTGCCGGACGCGGAAGGCCCCCGGTTCGCCGTGCTGTTCGGCAGCATCGCCGCGGCCCTCGGCAACCGCGGACAGTCCGACTACGCCGCCGCCAACGACGCCCTGGAGACCCTCGGCGCCCGCTGGGCGGGCTCCGGTACCGGCCGCCGCGGACTGACCGTCCACTGGGGTCCATGGGCGCCGACCGGCGACGGCAACCACGGCATGGTCACCCCCGAGCTGATGCGGCACTACGCGGGCCGCGGTATCCAGCTCATCGACCCCGACGAGGGCACCATGAGCCTGCTGCGCGAGCTGGCCTGGGGACCCGAGGGCGACACCGCCGTCGTCTACACCGCGTCGGGCTGGTGA
- a CDS encoding AbfB domain-containing protein: MPSGPVRRGFLWSDDHPRDFRAKIEPNVTNLAASQSRVVSGLAGTGSVSLESANHPGFYLHQKNNEVWMERGDGTAAFGNDAGFYRRAGLADTDSGVSFESYSGAGRYLRHFDHPLYTQPADTAPAREDATF, encoded by the coding sequence ATCCCGAGCGGGCCGGTACGGCGGGGCTTCCTGTGGTCGGATGACCATCCCCGGGACTTCCGCGCCAAGATCGAGCCGAACGTCACCAACCTGGCCGCCTCGCAGTCCAGGGTGGTGAGCGGGCTCGCCGGGACCGGGTCCGTCTCCCTCGAATCGGCCAACCACCCCGGCTTCTACCTCCACCAGAAGAACAACGAGGTCTGGATGGAGAGGGGCGACGGCACCGCCGCCTTCGGGAACGACGCCGGCTTCTACCGGCGAGCCGGCCTCGCCGACACGGACTCCGGTGTCTCGTTCGAGTCGTACAGCGGCGCCGGCCGCTACCTCCGGCACTTCGACCACCCGCTCTACACCCAGCCCGCCGACACGGCGCCCGCCAGGGAGGACGCGACGTTCTAG
- a CDS encoding alpha/beta fold hydrolase: MSGNTTPTALLVHGAFADAASWSGVIAELQNHGIPVVAPPNPLRSLASDAAYIASVAAQIDGPVVLVGHSYGGAVITVAGTAENVVGLVFVAAYVLEEGESLGELQGRFPDSPLGSSLKQATYPVEGGDPAVEVTIVPEAFPAVFAADVPADVTKVLAVAQRPLAAGAFTETATAAAWKTRPSWALVAAADQAINPEVERFGAKRAGATILEVEGASHAVAVSRPKVVAELIRDAVRATG; the protein is encoded by the coding sequence ATGTCCGGGAACACCACCCCCACCGCCCTGCTCGTGCACGGTGCCTTCGCCGACGCCGCCAGCTGGTCCGGCGTCATCGCGGAACTGCAGAACCACGGCATTCCCGTCGTCGCGCCGCCGAACCCGCTGCGCTCTCTCGCCTCCGACGCCGCGTACATCGCCTCGGTGGCCGCGCAGATCGACGGCCCCGTCGTGCTGGTCGGCCACTCCTACGGCGGCGCGGTCATCACCGTCGCGGGCACCGCGGAGAACGTGGTCGGCCTGGTCTTCGTCGCGGCGTACGTCCTCGAGGAGGGCGAGAGCCTGGGCGAGTTGCAGGGGCGCTTCCCCGACTCGCCGCTGGGCAGCAGCCTGAAGCAGGCCACGTATCCGGTCGAGGGCGGTGACCCGGCCGTCGAGGTCACCATCGTCCCCGAGGCGTTCCCGGCCGTCTTCGCCGCGGACGTCCCCGCCGACGTCACCAAGGTGCTGGCGGTCGCCCAGCGTCCGCTCGCCGCCGGGGCGTTCACGGAGACGGCCACCGCCGCCGCGTGGAAGACCAGGCCGTCCTGGGCCCTGGTCGCCGCCGCGGACCAGGCGATCAACCCCGAGGTCGAGCGCTTCGGCGCGAAGCGTGCGGGAGCGACGATCCTGGAGGTCGAGGGCGCCTCGCACGCCGTCGCGGTGTCCCGGCCGAAGGTGGTCGCCGAGCTGATCCGCGACGCGGTCCGCGCGACCGGCTGA
- a CDS encoding alpha/beta hydrolase codes for MSDAIEPVKPVLEPAAAAFAEATANPPYLFDLAPAEGRKAVDEVQSGEIEMPDIDEEWVTVPGGPTGSVRARIVKPAGVTGTLPVILYIHGAGWVFGNAHTHDRLVRELAVGAEAAVVFPEYDLSPEARYPVAIEQNYTVAQWVVQQGASKGLDGSRLAVAGDSVGGNMTAALTLMAKERGDVPLLQQVLFYPVTDANFDTGSYHQFAEGYFLRRDGMQWFWDQYTTDEADRAQITASPLRATTEQLTGLPPALVITGEADVLRDEGEAYAGKLRTAGVPVTAVRFQGIIHDFVMLNALRGTHAAEAALTMATRTLHTALHAG; via the coding sequence ATGTCCGACGCCATAGAGCCGGTCAAGCCCGTACTGGAACCGGCGGCCGCCGCTTTCGCGGAGGCCACCGCCAATCCGCCGTACCTGTTCGACCTCGCCCCGGCGGAGGGTCGCAAGGCCGTCGACGAGGTGCAGTCCGGCGAGATCGAGATGCCGGACATCGACGAGGAGTGGGTCACCGTCCCGGGCGGTCCGACGGGCAGCGTCCGGGCCCGGATCGTCAAGCCCGCCGGCGTCACCGGCACCCTCCCGGTGATCCTCTACATCCACGGTGCGGGCTGGGTGTTCGGCAACGCCCACACCCACGACCGCCTGGTCCGCGAACTGGCCGTGGGCGCCGAGGCCGCGGTGGTCTTCCCCGAGTACGACCTCTCGCCCGAGGCCCGCTACCCGGTCGCCATCGAGCAGAACTACACGGTCGCCCAGTGGGTCGTGCAGCAGGGCGCGTCCAAGGGCCTCGACGGCAGCCGCCTCGCGGTGGCCGGCGACTCCGTCGGCGGCAACATGACCGCCGCGCTGACCCTGATGGCCAAGGAGCGCGGCGATGTCCCGCTGCTCCAGCAGGTCCTGTTCTACCCGGTCACCGACGCGAACTTCGACACCGGCTCCTACCACCAGTTCGCGGAGGGCTACTTCCTGCGCCGCGACGGCATGCAGTGGTTCTGGGACCAGTACACGACCGACGAGGCCGACCGCGCCCAGATCACCGCCTCCCCGCTGCGCGCCACCACCGAGCAGCTCACCGGCCTGCCCCCGGCCCTGGTCATCACCGGCGAGGCCGACGTCCTGCGCGACGAGGGCGAGGCCTACGCGGGCAAGCTGCGTACGGCCGGAGTGCCCGTCACCGCCGTGCGCTTCCAGGGCATCATCCACGACTTCGTGATGCTCAACGCCCTGCGCGGCACCCACGCCGCCGAGGCCGCGCTGACGATGGCCACCCGCACGCTGCACACCGCGCTGCACGCGGGCTGA
- a CDS encoding helix-turn-helix domain-containing protein, with product MTSSFSTIRTDLGETDETGETGRCRMPMGLDIVVSGTAPAELPGAGRPYPTRRAHRLVARDSGEYLFVGIRGAAGVRGAAGVRGGSGAHAPRQPEDVFLGPGDICFYDANGPATLDFPERFRMKVFLVPYESLGLDAADVARLAGTPVPRVSRLGSLLSPFLSELADTASSSRPPVGELLAWNAVNVLATLATERLGRGATAAPDARTPLRARILEFIDLHLTDEDLSPETIAEAHHISARYLHRLFQDEGTSVGRWIQRRRLEECRRDLMIRARGGRTIAAVANRWGFMSATHFSRVFRAAYGMSPSEWRDTVGRGAPAGRR from the coding sequence ATGACGTCCAGTTTCAGCACCATTCGGACCGACCTCGGTGAGACGGACGAGACGGGTGAGACCGGTAGGTGCCGCATGCCCATGGGCCTCGACATCGTCGTCTCGGGCACGGCGCCCGCGGAGCTGCCCGGGGCGGGCCGGCCCTACCCGACCCGGCGGGCACACCGGTTGGTCGCCCGGGACAGCGGCGAGTACCTCTTCGTAGGCATAAGGGGCGCGGCGGGCGTACGAGGTGCGGCAGGCGTACGAGGCGGGAGCGGCGCGCACGCTCCGCGGCAGCCCGAGGACGTCTTCCTCGGGCCGGGCGACATCTGCTTCTACGACGCCAACGGTCCGGCGACGCTCGACTTCCCCGAGCGTTTCCGCATGAAGGTGTTCCTCGTGCCGTACGAGTCGCTCGGGCTCGACGCGGCCGATGTGGCCCGGCTCGCGGGGACACCGGTACCCCGTGTGTCCCGGCTGGGCAGCCTGCTGTCGCCGTTCCTGTCGGAACTCGCCGACACGGCCTCCTCGTCCCGGCCGCCGGTCGGCGAGCTGCTCGCCTGGAACGCCGTGAACGTGCTGGCCACCCTCGCCACCGAGCGGCTGGGCCGGGGCGCCACCGCGGCGCCCGACGCCCGGACACCGCTGAGGGCCCGGATCCTGGAGTTCATCGACCTGCATCTGACCGACGAGGACCTGTCCCCCGAGACGATCGCCGAGGCCCATCACATCTCGGCGCGCTATCTGCACCGGCTCTTCCAGGACGAGGGCACCTCGGTCGGCCGGTGGATCCAGCGGCGCCGGCTCGAGGAGTGCCGCCGGGACCTGATGATCCGGGCCAGGGGCGGTAGGACCATCGCGGCGGTGGCCAACCGCTGGGGGTTCATGAGCGCCACCCACTTCAGCCGGGTCTTCCGGGCCGCGTACGGCATGTCGCCCAGCGAATGGCGGGACACCGTCGGCCGCGGCGCGCCCGCCGGCCGCCGCTGA